The stretch of DNA CGGATcggcggggagggggcggggcgcGGCCAGGCCAGGCCCGGGGGCTCCGCATGCTGCAGCTGCCCCCGGGCGCCCCCGCCGCCGCCCTCGCCGCGGAGCCGCGCGGAGCTGAGCCGGCGAGCTAACCCGAGCCAGCCGGCGGGCGTCCCGGAGGCGGCGGCGCAGGGAGGGGCCCAACGCGCGCACGTGGCCCCGGCGGCCGCCATGGCGGACAGCGGCACGGCGGGGGGCGCGGCGTTGGCGGCCCCGGCCCCCGGACCGGGCAGTGGCGGCCCAGGACCACGCGTCTACTTTCAGAGCCCCCCCGGGGCCGCAGGAGAGGGGCCGGGTGGCGCGGACGATGAGGGCCCAGTGAGGCGCCAAGGGAAGGTCACCGTCAAGTATGACCGCAAGGAACTACGGAAGCGCCTCAACCTAGAGGAGTGGATCCTGGAGCAGCTTACGCGCCTCTACGACTGCCAGGTGTGTTCCCACCCCGCGCCGACACCCCAAAATCGGTCTCGAGCCGGTCCGCCTGGGAGCCCCACTATGAGCTTGCCTGTCACCGGAGTCAAAGGGCGCTCTGCTTCCCTGCGcgctcccctcccctctgcacTCCCTGCCCCCAATATATACTCTTTCTTCCCTGACCTAAGTCACTTCTATCTTCTCCGCTGCCTCGGACCCTGGCCCCCATTATGCCACTCCCCAGGTCAGCTTAGTGTCCTCCAGAAGCCTCAAGGGGTGGTCTGGGCCTTGGGCAAGAGGCAAGGGGGCTAGTCTGGGCTGGCAGCGGCAGGAGGTTTCACCGCCTAGTGCCCAGTGGCTTAGACTGTGGTTACACGGAGCTGGTCTGGTAGGCGACTGGGGCT from Piliocolobus tephrosceles isolate RC106 chromosome 13, ASM277652v3, whole genome shotgun sequence encodes:
- the PPP1R14B gene encoding LOW QUALITY PROTEIN: protein phosphatase 1 regulatory subunit 14B (The sequence of the model RefSeq protein was modified relative to this genomic sequence to represent the inferred CDS: deleted 1 base in 1 codon; substituted 1 base at 1 genomic stop codon), giving the protein MLQLPPGAPAAALAAEPRGAEPASXPEPAGGRPGGGGAGRGPTAHVAPAAAMADSGTAGGAALAAPAPGPGSGGPGPRVYFQSPPGAAGEGPGGADDEGPVRRQGKVTVKYDRKELRKRLNLEEWILEQLTRLYDCQEEEIPELEIDVDELLDMESDDARAARVKELLVDCYKPTEAFISGLLDKIRGMQKLSTPQKK